The following proteins come from a genomic window of Longimicrobiaceae bacterium:
- a CDS encoding MarR family transcriptional regulator yields the protein MNETASPCGSASRTVLMSLLHAGSVVEDRLERSLEPWGLSMAKMGALHHLSAAGQPIALGQLADRLSCVKSNVTQLVDRLEADGLARRLPDPADRRSILATITDEGRRRFAAAAEAQAVVEAEILASLPEDDLAKLGELLGRLTGAHP from the coding sequence ATGAACGAAACCGCTTCTCCCTGCGGCTCCGCGTCGCGGACCGTGCTGATGTCGCTGCTGCACGCGGGCAGCGTGGTCGAGGACCGGCTGGAGCGCAGCCTGGAGCCGTGGGGCCTGTCCATGGCGAAGATGGGCGCGCTGCACCACCTGTCCGCCGCCGGACAGCCCATTGCGCTGGGCCAGCTCGCCGACCGGCTGAGCTGCGTGAAGTCCAACGTCACCCAGTTGGTGGACCGGCTGGAGGCCGACGGGCTGGCGCGGCGCCTGCCCGACCCGGCGGACCGCCGAAGCATCCTGGCGACCATCACCGACGAGGGCCGCCGCCGCTTCGCCGCCGCCGCCGAGGCACAGGCCGTGGTCGAGGCGGAGATCCTGGCATCGCTGCCGGAAGATGACCTCGCCAAGCTGGGCGAGCTGCTGGGGAGGCTCACTGGCGCCCACCCTTGA
- a CDS encoding NAD-dependent epimerase/dehydratase family protein: protein MRVFMTGASGYIGGVVAERLRAAGHEVRGLARNDDAAGRLRTMGIEPVRGTLLDRDVIAQEVREADAFIHTAMDMTRRVVEADLTTIEAALEGIGGSGKRFIYTSGTAVVGDTGDGVSDEETPIDPASIVAWRGDHEKRVTGGGGILIRPALVYGRGGSGIVTMQIAEARRDGVVHYVGNGSQRWSGVHVDDLADLYLLALENARPGSLYVAAAGEPVSMLDIAEAASRAGGAGGRTAPLTRDEAQKALGWMAGLVSVSSAASGERARRELGWSPHRPALLEELAHGSYVAVAA from the coding sequence ATGCGGGTGTTCATGACGGGGGCGAGCGGCTACATCGGCGGTGTGGTGGCGGAGCGGCTGCGTGCGGCGGGGCACGAGGTGCGGGGCTTGGCGCGGAACGACGACGCGGCCGGCCGGCTGCGCACGATGGGAATCGAGCCGGTGAGAGGCACGCTGCTGGACCGTGACGTGATCGCCCAGGAGGTGCGCGAGGCGGACGCGTTCATCCACACTGCAATGGACATGACGCGCCGCGTGGTGGAAGCGGACCTCACCACCATCGAGGCCGCGCTGGAAGGCATCGGGGGGAGCGGCAAGCGGTTCATCTACACGAGCGGCACGGCCGTGGTGGGCGACACGGGCGACGGGGTGTCGGACGAGGAGACGCCCATCGACCCGGCTTCGATCGTGGCGTGGCGCGGGGACCACGAGAAGCGGGTGACGGGCGGCGGCGGCATCCTGATCCGCCCGGCGCTGGTGTACGGGCGCGGCGGAAGCGGCATAGTGACCATGCAGATCGCCGAGGCGCGGCGCGACGGCGTGGTGCACTACGTGGGCAATGGCAGCCAGCGCTGGTCCGGCGTGCACGTGGACGACCTCGCCGACCTGTACCTGCTGGCGCTGGAGAATGCGCGGCCGGGCAGCCTCTACGTGGCCGCCGCGGGGGAGCCGGTTTCCATGCTCGACATCGCGGAGGCGGCGAGCCGCGCGGGCGGGGCAGGCGGGCGTACGGCGCCGCTCACGCGGGACGAGGCGCAGAAGGCGCTGGGGTGGATGGCGGGCCTGGTCTCCGTCAGCTCCGCCGCGTCCGGCGAGCGGGCGCGGCGCGAGCTGGGCTGGAGCCCGCATCGGCCGGCGCTGCTGGAGGAGCTGGCGCACGGCTCGTACGTTGCCGTGGCGGCCTGA
- a CDS encoding DoxX family protein yields the protein MESTVAGPRVTDEAGAGKVRNVVLWVLQIPAAAMIGMAGAMKLSGQPQMVAMFGTLGLGQWFRYVTGGLEVLGAVMLLVPRLAGAGALLLCCVMVGAIATHLFVIGGNPAIPIVLLLVLAVIAWFRRDRTLRLLGR from the coding sequence ATGGAAAGCACCGTCGCGGGACCGCGGGTGACCGACGAGGCTGGTGCGGGCAAGGTGCGCAACGTGGTGCTCTGGGTGCTCCAGATCCCCGCGGCGGCCATGATCGGGATGGCGGGCGCGATGAAGCTGTCCGGACAGCCGCAGATGGTCGCCATGTTCGGCACGCTGGGGCTGGGGCAGTGGTTCCGGTACGTCACCGGCGGGCTGGAGGTGCTCGGCGCCGTCATGCTGCTGGTGCCGCGCCTGGCCGGCGCAGGCGCGCTGCTTCTCTGCTGCGTGATGGTGGGCGCCATCGCCACGCACCTCTTCGTGATCGGCGGCAACCCCGCGATCCCCATCGTGCTGCTGCTTGTGCTCGCGGTGATCGCCTGGTTCCGCCGCGACCGCACGCTCCGCCTGCTCGGGCGGTAG
- a CDS encoding CPXCG motif-containing cysteine-rich protein, with translation MQFNFEYDDEVYEQPDLDEDFPLGDGTADTEATVDCPYCGEANHVALDPGSGTRQTYVEDCQVCCQPWLVTVSYAEDGTADVHVETNG, from the coding sequence ATGCAGTTCAACTTCGAATATGACGACGAGGTCTACGAGCAGCCGGACCTGGACGAGGACTTTCCGCTGGGCGACGGGACGGCGGACACGGAGGCGACGGTAGATTGCCCGTACTGCGGCGAGGCCAACCACGTGGCGCTGGACCCCGGCAGCGGCACGCGCCAGACCTACGTGGAGGACTGCCAGGTCTGCTGCCAGCCTTGGCTCGTCACCGTCTCCTACGCGGAGGACGGCACGGCGGACGTCCACGTAGAGACGAACGGCTGA
- a CDS encoding DinB family protein, producing the protein MDTLSQMQRMFRFDAWATGESLAALRASGDASPRARRLVAHVLAAQWVWLSRLGQGGASWIALWPDLTLDECETHRRDLAGAWTRYLGGLDAAVLESTVTYTNSAGQAHSSRVDDLITHVAMHGHYHRGQAAMELRAAGHAPAVTDYIHATRNGLIE; encoded by the coding sequence ATGGACACCCTGAGCCAGATGCAGCGCATGTTCCGCTTCGACGCGTGGGCCACCGGCGAGTCGCTGGCCGCCCTCCGCGCCTCGGGCGACGCGTCGCCGCGGGCACGGCGGCTGGTGGCGCACGTGCTGGCCGCGCAGTGGGTCTGGCTGTCGCGCCTGGGCCAGGGCGGCGCCAGCTGGATTGCCCTGTGGCCGGACCTGACGCTCGACGAGTGCGAGACGCACCGGCGCGACCTTGCCGGGGCGTGGACGCGCTACCTGGGCGGGCTGGACGCCGCCGTGCTGGAATCGACCGTCACGTACACCAACTCCGCCGGGCAGGCGCACAGCAGCCGTGTGGACGACCTGATCACGCACGTCGCCATGCACGGCCACTATCACCGCGGCCAGGCCGCCATGGAGCTGCGCGCCGCCGGCCACGCCCCCGCCGTCACCGACTACATCCACGCCACCCGCAACGGCCTCATCGAGTAG